In Sphingopyxis sp. FD7, a single window of DNA contains:
- a CDS encoding IS5 family transposase, translating into MWTDTTRAQYARADLALPSDLTDAEWAVLEPLLPGPCCVGRPRKWPLRRIIEAILYLLRGGLPWRMLPPCFPPVSTVRRWFYLWRDNGLWLSLNHALLLIGREALGREASPSAGVIDSQSVKTTESGGPCGYDAGKKIKGRKRHIVTDTEGNLVHAVIHTADVQDRDGAPFVLAEIIRRHPWLRHIFADGGYAGDKLRQALRKIGKWTVEIIKRSDHAKGFEVLPRRWVVERTFAWLGRNRRLAKDFEQTIASATAWLFIASIQLFVRRIARA; encoded by the coding sequence ATGTGGACCGACACCACCCGGGCGCAGTATGCCCGTGCCGACCTGGCTTTGCCAAGCGATTTGACCGATGCGGAATGGGCCGTGCTGGAGCCGTTACTTCCGGGCCCTTGCTGTGTAGGGCGACCGCGCAAATGGCCGCTGCGGCGGATCATCGAGGCGATCCTGTATCTGCTGCGCGGTGGGCTGCCCTGGCGGATGTTGCCGCCCTGCTTTCCTCCGGTCTCGACGGTGCGGCGCTGGTTCTATCTGTGGCGCGACAATGGTCTGTGGCTCTCGCTCAATCACGCCCTGCTGCTGATCGGGCGGGAAGCCCTCGGGCGCGAGGCTTCTCCGAGCGCTGGGGTCATCGACAGCCAAAGCGTGAAAACCACGGAAAGCGGCGGGCCTTGCGGCTATGACGCAGGCAAGAAGATCAAGGGCCGCAAGCGACACATCGTGACCGACACCGAGGGCAATCTCGTTCATGCCGTGATCCACACCGCTGACGTGCAGGATCGCGATGGCGCGCCGTTTGTTCTGGCCGAGATCATCCGCCGTCACCCTTGGCTCAGGCACATCTTCGCCGATGGCGGCTATGCTGGCGACAAGCTTCGCCAGGCGCTGCGCAAGATCGGGAAGTGGACGGTCGAGATCATCAAGCGATCCGACCATGCCAAGGGCTTCGAGGTCCTGCCCAGACGCTGGGTGGTCGAGCGGACCTTTGCGTGGCTCGGTCGCAACCGCCGCCTCGCCAAAGACTTCGAGCAGACCATCGCATCGGCAACCGCGTGGCTGTTCATCGCCTCAATTCAGCTCTTCGTCCGCCGTATCGCAAGAGCATGA
- a CDS encoding acyl-CoA carboxylase subunit beta yields MSWKKEVDELGQRRAMAEKMGGEEKVARQHSRGKMDARARLAAIVDPGSFREIGKIAGRGIYAPDGALEDLAPSNFIFGRANIDGRPVVASADDFTVRGGAADAALHRKFVQCEAMAHEYRLPLIRMIDGTGGGGSVKSLEDMGYTYIPHVPGWDQIIANLDTVPVVALALGPTAGLGAARVVASHYSVMVRGLSQLFAAGPAVAAAIGDTLDREELGGSDVHTRNGVVDDEVASEAEAFAAARRFLSYLPSSIHDRALRTECADPVDRREEALLSIVPRAAKQVYSMRRIADAVFDKGSFFEMGARWGRAVITAFARLDGWPVAVLASDPSYLGGSWDAKTSEKAERFVKLADQFRLPIVHLVDNPGFMIGGEAERTGTIRYGVQAMNAIYRATVPLASVVVRRAYGIAGSAMSNAERFQYRFAWPSGDWGSLPIEGGVEVAYKSELEAADDPAAHLEAIRERLNRVRSPFRTAERFGVEDIIDPRETRPLLCEFAGLAWRVLG; encoded by the coding sequence ATGAGCTGGAAAAAGGAAGTGGATGAGCTGGGTCAGCGCCGCGCGATGGCCGAGAAGATGGGCGGGGAAGAAAAGGTCGCGCGGCAGCACAGCCGCGGCAAGATGGACGCGCGGGCGCGGCTCGCCGCGATCGTCGATCCGGGCAGCTTTCGCGAGATCGGCAAGATCGCCGGGCGCGGCATCTATGCGCCCGATGGCGCGCTGGAAGACCTCGCGCCAAGCAATTTCATCTTTGGCCGCGCGAATATCGACGGGCGGCCGGTCGTCGCCTCGGCCGACGATTTTACCGTGCGCGGCGGCGCCGCCGATGCGGCGCTGCACCGCAAGTTCGTGCAGTGCGAGGCGATGGCGCATGAATATCGCCTGCCGCTCATTCGCATGATCGACGGCACCGGCGGTGGCGGGTCGGTCAAAAGCCTTGAGGATATGGGCTATACCTATATCCCGCACGTGCCCGGCTGGGATCAGATCATCGCCAATCTCGACACGGTGCCGGTCGTGGCGCTCGCGCTGGGGCCGACCGCGGGGCTGGGCGCGGCGCGCGTCGTCGCGAGCCATTACAGCGTGATGGTGCGCGGGCTGTCGCAGCTGTTCGCGGCGGGTCCGGCGGTCGCGGCGGCGATCGGCGACACATTGGACCGCGAAGAACTGGGCGGCAGCGACGTACATACGCGCAACGGCGTCGTCGACGACGAAGTCGCGAGCGAAGCCGAAGCGTTCGCGGCGGCGCGGCGTTTTCTGTCCTACCTGCCCTCGTCGATCCACGATCGCGCGCTCCGCACCGAATGCGCCGATCCGGTCGATCGGCGCGAGGAGGCGCTGCTGTCGATCGTGCCGCGCGCGGCGAAGCAGGTTTATTCGATGCGGCGGATTGCCGACGCGGTGTTCGACAAGGGCAGTTTTTTCGAGATGGGTGCGCGCTGGGGGCGGGCCGTCATTACGGCGTTCGCGCGACTGGACGGCTGGCCGGTCGCGGTGCTCGCGAGCGATCCGTCGTACCTTGGCGGATCGTGGGATGCCAAGACGAGCGAGAAGGCCGAGCGTTTTGTCAAGCTGGCCGACCAGTTCCGGCTGCCGATCGTCCACCTTGTCGACAATCCGGGCTTCATGATCGGCGGCGAGGCCGAGCGAACCGGGACGATCCGCTACGGCGTGCAGGCGATGAACGCGATCTACCGCGCCACCGTCCCCCTCGCGTCGGTCGTCGTGCGGCGCGCTTACGGGATCGCGGGCAGCGCGATGTCGAACGCCGAGCGCTTCCAGTATCGCTTCGCCTGGCCCTCGGGCGACTGGGGCAGCCTGCCGATCGAGGGCGGGGTCGAGGTCGCGTACAAGAGCGAGCTGGAGGCAGCCGACGACCCGGCGGCGCATCTGGAGGCGATCCGCGAACGGCTCAATCGCGTGCGCTCGCCGTTCCGCACCGCCGAGAGATTCGGGGTCGAGGACATCATCGACCCGCGCGAGACGCGGCCGCTCCTGTGCGAGTTTGCCGGGCTGGCGTGGCGGGTGCTCGGTTAG
- a CDS encoding acyl-CoA dehydrogenase produces the protein MTYTPPTTEQLFVLNHIARIDAMAQHDRFAAATPDMVEAIVAGIGEFAAEVYAPLNRVGDTNNPKWDNGKVIMPPGFREAYKAFVEAGWGSIDGPAEYGGQDLPFTLATVVIEALGSANMGFSLCSILTPGAIHALMAYGTEQQRQTWLPRLVTGEWNGTMNLTEPAAGSDVGALRSTAEKVTEGEHAGLYKIRGQKIFITFGEHDLTDNIVHLVLARTPGAPEGTRGISLFLVPKYRLDAEGKPTISNGVHCASIEHKLGIHGSPTAVMVYGEDEDCLGEIVGEEMGGMRAMFVMMNNARLMIGCQGIQIGERATQQAQRFAAERVQSALAGSPDRTPVTIDRHPDVRRMLWRMRAQTEAARALVYYAAAQTDFGKLGDEAAAMRAEVLIPLAKAHATDIGCEVASLGIQVHGGMGFIEETGAAQHYRDARIAPIYEGTNGIQAADLVGRKLGMAGGDLVRGLIDDISHGAADFPELQQLVDACRAVTDWMVGANTADRLAGSYPYLTMLATATCGWLMAVQHRAARAALDAGEGDRAFLEAKIASTRFYLEQIVPAATGLAASALAGDAALEPLPAIA, from the coding sequence ATGACCTATACGCCGCCCACGACCGAACAGCTCTTCGTCCTCAATCACATCGCGCGCATCGACGCGATGGCGCAGCACGATCGCTTCGCCGCCGCAACCCCCGACATGGTCGAGGCGATCGTCGCCGGCATCGGCGAGTTCGCAGCCGAGGTCTACGCTCCGCTCAACCGCGTCGGCGACACGAACAATCCCAAATGGGACAATGGCAAGGTCATCATGCCGCCGGGCTTCAGGGAGGCGTATAAGGCGTTCGTCGAAGCGGGATGGGGCAGCATCGACGGCCCCGCCGAATATGGCGGACAGGATCTGCCCTTCACCCTCGCGACCGTCGTGATCGAGGCGCTCGGCAGCGCGAACATGGGCTTTTCGCTGTGCAGCATCCTCACCCCCGGCGCGATTCATGCGCTGATGGCCTATGGCACCGAGCAGCAGCGGCAGACCTGGCTCCCCAGGCTCGTCACCGGCGAATGGAACGGCACGATGAACCTGACCGAGCCCGCCGCGGGCAGCGACGTCGGCGCGCTGCGCTCGACCGCGGAAAAGGTGACCGAGGGCGAGCACGCCGGCCTCTACAAGATCAGGGGCCAGAAAATCTTCATCACCTTCGGCGAGCATGACCTCACCGACAATATCGTCCACCTCGTCCTCGCGCGCACCCCCGGCGCGCCCGAGGGGACGCGTGGCATCTCGCTCTTCCTCGTCCCCAAATACCGCCTCGACGCCGAGGGCAAGCCGACGATCAGCAATGGCGTCCATTGCGCCTCGATCGAGCATAAGCTCGGCATCCACGGCTCGCCGACCGCCGTGATGGTCTATGGCGAGGATGAGGATTGTCTCGGCGAAATCGTCGGCGAGGAAATGGGCGGGATGCGCGCGATGTTCGTGATGATGAACAACGCCCGCCTGATGATCGGCTGCCAGGGCATTCAGATCGGCGAGCGCGCGACCCAGCAGGCGCAGCGCTTCGCCGCCGAGCGCGTCCAGTCGGCGCTCGCGGGTTCGCCCGACCGCACCCCGGTGACGATCGACCGGCATCCCGATGTCCGCCGCATGTTGTGGCGGATGCGCGCGCAGACCGAGGCGGCGCGCGCGCTCGTCTATTATGCCGCGGCGCAGACCGACTTCGGCAAATTGGGCGACGAGGCGGCGGCGATGCGCGCCGAAGTGCTGATCCCGCTGGCAAAGGCGCACGCGACCGACATCGGCTGCGAGGTCGCGAGCCTCGGCATTCAGGTCCATGGCGGCATGGGCTTTATCGAGGAAACCGGCGCCGCACAGCATTATCGCGACGCGCGCATCGCGCCGATCTATGAAGGCACCAACGGCATCCAGGCGGCCGATCTGGTGGGTCGCAAGCTGGGCATGGCGGGCGGCGACCTCGTCCGCGGCCTGATCGACGACATATCGCACGGCGCCGCCGATTTCCCCGAATTGCAGCAGCTTGTCGATGCGTGCCGCGCGGTCACCGACTGGATGGTCGGCGCAAACACCGCCGACCGGCTGGCGGGCAGCTACCCCTATCTCACCATGCTCGCGACCGCGACGTGCGGCTGGCTGATGGCGGTCCAGCACCGGGCCGCGCGCGCCGCGCTCGATGCGGGCGAAGGCGACCGCGCCTTCCTCGAAGCCAAAATCGCCTCGACGCGCTTTTACCTTGAACAGATCGTGCCCGCGGCCACGGGCCTCGCGGCGTCGGCGCTCGCCGGCGACGCGGCGCTCGAACCGCTGCCCGCGATCGCCTGA
- a CDS encoding acyltransferase family protein, translating into MTGGRHYGMDWLRIGAFALLILYHIGMFFVPWGWHVKIAEPLEWAEFPMLATNGWRLPLLFLVSGYASAALFAKLGGSGAFARSRSARLLIPLLFGVLVIIPPQPWVELVTQHGYAQSLGAFWIGDYFRFGTLDGIVLPTWQHLWFVAYLWVYTMLAVAVLAWVPAVVRGRIADGAARLLSGAGLLIVPLLWWLLVLAASDGHAPTHALLDDGPAHLHYLMPFCIGWLLRVRQRLFASVARWWRAALLVAIGAYGIVAAILWLWQQGVYPPDWARLPFDVARLVQGWAAIVALVGIADRYANRDHPKRAMLAEAVFPFYIIHQTIIVVVGWVLLGAGTAALPAFLILVAATGTGCWLFYAIGRSIGWLRPLIGLQRR; encoded by the coding sequence ATGACGGGCGGACGCCATTATGGCATGGACTGGCTGCGCATCGGCGCTTTCGCGCTGCTCATCCTTTATCATATCGGCATGTTTTTCGTGCCATGGGGCTGGCACGTAAAAATCGCCGAGCCGCTCGAATGGGCCGAGTTTCCGATGCTCGCGACGAACGGTTGGCGGCTGCCGCTGCTGTTCCTCGTGTCGGGCTATGCCAGCGCGGCGCTATTTGCCAAGCTTGGCGGCAGCGGGGCCTTTGCGCGCTCGCGCAGCGCGCGGTTGCTGATCCCGCTGCTGTTCGGCGTCCTCGTCATCATTCCGCCGCAGCCGTGGGTGGAGCTGGTCACCCAGCACGGCTATGCGCAGAGCCTCGGCGCTTTCTGGATCGGCGACTATTTCCGCTTCGGCACGCTGGACGGCATCGTGCTGCCGACGTGGCAGCATCTGTGGTTCGTCGCCTATCTGTGGGTCTATACGATGCTCGCCGTTGCGGTGCTGGCGTGGGTGCCAGCGGTGGTGCGCGGCCGGATCGCCGATGGCGCGGCGCGGCTGCTGAGCGGGGCGGGACTGCTTATCGTCCCGCTGCTGTGGTGGCTGCTCGTCCTCGCCGCGTCCGATGGTCATGCGCCGACGCACGCGCTGCTCGACGATGGGCCGGCGCATCTTCACTATCTGATGCCCTTCTGCATCGGCTGGTTGCTTCGCGTGCGGCAGCGGCTGTTCGCGAGCGTGGCGCGCTGGTGGCGCGCGGCGCTGCTGGTCGCGATCGGCGCCTATGGCATCGTCGCGGCGATCCTGTGGCTTTGGCAGCAGGGGGTCTATCCGCCCGACTGGGCAAGGCTGCCGTTCGATGTCGCGCGGCTGGTGCAGGGCTGGGCGGCGATCGTCGCGCTCGTCGGGATCGCCGACCGTTATGCGAACCGCGACCATCCGAAGCGTGCGATGCTCGCCGAGGCGGTCTTTCCCTTTTACATCATCCACCAGACGATCATCGTCGTCGTCGGCTGGGTTCTGCTCGGCGCGGGGACCGCGGCGCTGCCCGCTTTCCTGATCCTGGTCGCGGCGACGGGGACGGGGTGCTGGCTTTTCTATGCGATCGGGCGCAGCATCGGCTGGCTGCGGCCGCTGATCGGCCTGCAAAGGCGATAG
- a CDS encoding L-threonylcarbamoyladenylate synthase, whose protein sequence is MAEGTKSTDVRAFDNAAIAEAAALIAAGQPVAVPTETVYGLAADARDPQAVARIYAAKGRPDFNPLIVHVPTLAVAETLGEFGAAERALAARFWPGPLTLVVPRAEGCPVASIATAGLGTIALRVPGHRAMQALLAASGAPLAAPSANASGRVSPTKASHVLASLGGRIALVIDDGPTSAGVESTIARVKDGAVEVLRPGPVTAAMLAEASGLPVTERKGSEIIAPGMLASHYAPGKPMRLGARAFADDEYGIGFGAVRGDYDLSMAGDLTEAAARLFDALHAGAASAKPRIAVAAIPFEGLGAAINDRLARAAV, encoded by the coding sequence ATGGCCGAAGGCACAAAGTCCACTGATGTTCGCGCGTTCGATAATGCCGCGATCGCCGAGGCGGCGGCGCTGATCGCCGCCGGGCAGCCGGTCGCCGTGCCGACCGAGACGGTGTACGGGCTTGCCGCCGACGCGCGCGATCCGCAGGCGGTGGCGCGCATCTATGCCGCGAAGGGGCGGCCCGATTTCAACCCGCTGATCGTCCATGTGCCGACGCTGGCGGTCGCCGAGACGCTGGGTGAGTTCGGCGCGGCCGAGCGCGCGCTCGCGGCGCGCTTCTGGCCGGGGCCGCTGACGCTGGTGGTGCCGCGTGCCGAAGGGTGTCCGGTCGCGAGCATCGCGACCGCGGGGTTGGGGACGATTGCGCTGCGCGTGCCGGGGCATCGCGCGATGCAGGCGCTGCTCGCGGCGTCGGGCGCGCCGCTCGCCGCGCCGAGCGCCAATGCGAGCGGACGCGTGAGCCCGACGAAGGCAAGCCATGTGCTCGCGAGCCTGGGCGGACGGATCGCGCTGGTGATCGACGACGGGCCGACGAGCGCGGGAGTCGAATCGACGATTGCGCGCGTGAAGGACGGTGCGGTCGAAGTGCTGCGGCCGGGGCCGGTGACGGCGGCGATGCTGGCCGAGGCGAGCGGGTTGCCGGTGACCGAGCGCAAGGGGTCTGAAATCATCGCGCCAGGGATGCTCGCGAGCCATTATGCGCCGGGCAAGCCGATGCGGCTGGGTGCACGTGCGTTTGCCGACGACGAATATGGGATCGGGTTCGGCGCGGTTCGCGGCGATTATGATCTGAGCATGGCGGGCGATCTCACCGAAGCGGCGGCGCGCCTGTTCGACGCGCTGCATGCGGGGGCGGCGAGCGCGAAGCCGAGGATCGCGGTGGCGGCGATCCCGTTCGAGGGGCTGGGCGCGGCGATCAACGACCGGCTGGCGCGCGCGGCGGTGTGA
- a CDS encoding DMT family transporter has product MRPDSPSPVIPFLIACAGIATFSAMDVLMKGLSIDIGAYNAVLWRTGAGTLLSGLLYFASRPTWPGKATMTIHAWRSVFVAGMALCFFWALARLPIAEAIALAFVAPLMALYMAAIFLDEKIGPRSIAASLLGLAGVIVIVAGKLDGDYSDEALLAVGAVFLSAVFYAYNLILARRQAKMAEPLEIAFFQNAFVTAILALGAPWFLAVPAASHAPHIVGAAALATASLLLLSWAYARAETQILATTEYTGFLWAMLFGWMFFDEAVTLPTFAGALLIVAACLIVARKAPHGDPIEPAAA; this is encoded by the coding sequence ATGCGCCCCGATTCGCCCTCGCCCGTCATCCCCTTCCTGATCGCCTGCGCGGGCATCGCGACCTTTTCGGCGATGGACGTGCTGATGAAGGGGCTGTCGATCGACATCGGCGCCTATAACGCCGTGCTGTGGCGCACCGGAGCGGGCACGCTGCTGAGCGGGCTCCTTTATTTCGCGAGCCGTCCCACATGGCCCGGCAAGGCGACGATGACGATCCACGCCTGGCGCTCGGTTTTCGTTGCGGGCATGGCGCTCTGTTTCTTCTGGGCGCTCGCGCGGCTGCCGATCGCCGAAGCGATCGCGCTCGCCTTCGTCGCACCGCTGATGGCCCTCTACATGGCCGCGATCTTTCTGGACGAGAAGATCGGCCCGCGTTCGATCGCGGCGTCGCTGCTCGGGCTTGCGGGGGTGATCGTCATCGTGGCGGGCAAACTGGACGGCGATTATTCGGACGAAGCGCTGCTCGCGGTCGGTGCGGTGTTCCTTTCGGCGGTTTTCTACGCCTACAACCTCATCCTCGCGCGGCGGCAGGCGAAGATGGCCGAGCCGCTCGAAATCGCCTTTTTCCAGAACGCGTTTGTGACCGCGATCCTCGCGCTGGGCGCGCCCTGGTTCCTCGCCGTCCCCGCCGCCAGCCACGCGCCGCACATCGTCGGCGCCGCGGCGCTCGCCACTGCGTCGCTGCTGCTCTTGAGCTGGGCCTATGCCCGCGCCGAGACGCAGATCCTCGCGACGACCGAATATACCGGCTTCCTCTGGGCGATGCTCTTCGGCTGGATGTTCTTCGACGAAGCGGTGACGCTGCCGACCTTCGCCGGTGCGCTGCTGATCGTTGCCGCCTGCCTGATCGTCGCCCGCAAGGCGCCCCACGGCGACCCGATCGAACCGGCGGCGGCTTAG
- a CDS encoding SDR family NAD(P)-dependent oxidoreductase, which translates to MTDRNLAGRVALVTGASRGIGRGIALGLAEAGADVAVNYTRGAEAAAETVAAIQALGRKAKAYQASVTDEAACAAMVAAVEADFGPMSILINNAGIASRGLSVADTDPAEVDKLFAVHAAGPHRLSRLALPQLRTHARSDIIIISSIATYVNAPNGAPYTMAKAASEALALTLAREELKNGVRVNIVAPALTVSDMGEKLSRAVTGQDDIHHLDAKMPFGRVAVPADVAAAVLWFVSDANSYCSGQKLNIDGAGQATFR; encoded by the coding sequence ATGACCGACAGGAATCTTGCAGGGCGCGTCGCGCTCGTCACCGGCGCCTCGCGCGGAATCGGGCGCGGCATTGCGCTGGGGCTGGCGGAGGCGGGCGCCGACGTCGCGGTCAACTATACGCGCGGCGCCGAAGCCGCCGCCGAAACCGTCGCCGCCATTCAGGCGCTCGGTCGCAAGGCCAAGGCCTATCAGGCCTCGGTCACCGACGAAGCCGCCTGCGCCGCGATGGTCGCTGCCGTCGAAGCCGATTTCGGCCCGATGTCGATCCTGATCAACAACGCGGGCATCGCCAGCCGCGGGCTGTCCGTCGCCGACACCGACCCCGCCGAGGTCGACAAGCTCTTCGCCGTGCACGCCGCCGGCCCGCACCGCCTCTCGCGCCTTGCGCTGCCGCAGCTCCGCACCCACGCCCGCAGCGACATCATCATCATCTCCAGCATCGCGACCTATGTGAATGCGCCGAACGGCGCCCCCTACACGATGGCGAAGGCCGCGAGCGAAGCCCTCGCGCTCACGCTCGCCAGGGAGGAACTGAAAAACGGCGTCCGCGTCAACATCGTCGCCCCCGCGCTCACCGTCAGCGACATGGGCGAGAAACTGTCGCGCGCCGTCACCGGCCAGGACGACATTCACCACCTCGACGCCAAAATGCCCTTCGGCCGCGTCGCCGTCCCCGCAGATGTCGCCGCGGCGGTGCTGTGGTTCGTCAGCGACGCGAACAGCTATTGCTCGGGGCAGAAACTCAACATCGACGGCGCGGGGCAAGCGACGTTTCGATAA
- a CDS encoding EAL domain-containing protein: MPIPVKSLIISWRSIGLSLLLALAVGITAAGEVADRVLDAVVGRLATRPVSGEIVIVALDERTMAQSPNRNFSMTQYANVVEAVDKAGAKRLFVDFYFDRREGDRDFSRFVNAVKNMGDRIVLAVSTRQVPGREDKVTTFPSKKFGPDVPIASIAVESEFWQVWRAPIAYRAEGRLLPSFAAIIAGKSSDTPESFRLDLSYDTGTITEYSAADLLSGKIGARELAGKDVIFAPTAPSFQDYFYLPGHDRVPGGFIHVIAAETLKRGDPIDIGWLPPLLVAIVLTGITLIRRFQRAVMAAMIGSTVILIGGKIVLGTMLVTSWIGAALVYVAAIAINVSRTRRRSSAQRENPLSGLPNFEALRSLPPFGSATVIAAKVVNFEDLAAFIPGDGIDRLVEQVTRRLQLASQGTTLHHDLDGTFAWLVPYYQHSQIEGQLAGLAALFNAPLTIGDLRVDVAIAFGVNDEFEGSNAQRLAAALVAAERAIRTRALWTKYTPRQKDDAGWQLSFHSQLEDALTGGDIWVAFQPQYEIATRRLVGVEALARWTHPTRGPIPPDEFIIQAEKSQDIYRLTLFVMDQAIRSAAQLRERGVHINMSVNLSATLLDHSDLVGTIRVMLNAHHLPPEALTIEITETAQIENSRQARQTLAQLRRTGIRLSIDDYGTGQSNLEYLTEIEADEIKIDKRFVSTMRDSQRNREVVKSTVDLAHRLGAVAVAEGIEDAETMALLVGLGCDVGQGYHLGKPQLFSDLVAALTTPPHSRTA, translated from the coding sequence GTGCCCATCCCGGTCAAGAGTCTGATCATCAGCTGGCGCAGCATCGGCTTGTCGCTGTTGCTGGCGCTCGCGGTGGGAATAACCGCGGCTGGCGAAGTGGCCGATCGGGTTCTTGATGCTGTAGTGGGTCGTCTTGCGACACGCCCGGTGAGCGGGGAAATAGTGATTGTGGCGCTGGACGAGCGCACGATGGCGCAATCGCCAAACCGCAATTTCTCGATGACCCAATATGCCAATGTCGTCGAAGCAGTGGACAAAGCTGGCGCGAAGCGGCTTTTCGTCGATTTCTACTTCGACCGACGCGAAGGCGATCGTGATTTCTCCCGTTTCGTCAATGCAGTGAAGAATATGGGCGACCGCATAGTCCTGGCGGTTTCGACACGTCAGGTTCCCGGCCGTGAAGACAAGGTCACGACGTTCCCGAGCAAGAAGTTCGGCCCCGACGTTCCCATTGCGAGCATCGCTGTAGAAAGCGAGTTTTGGCAGGTATGGCGCGCGCCCATTGCCTATCGCGCCGAAGGGCGGCTGCTGCCTAGCTTTGCGGCTATCATCGCGGGAAAGAGCAGCGACACTCCCGAAAGTTTTCGTCTGGATCTGAGCTATGACACCGGCACGATCACGGAATATAGTGCCGCAGACTTGCTTTCGGGCAAGATCGGAGCGCGCGAACTCGCTGGAAAGGACGTTATATTCGCGCCAACCGCACCGAGCTTTCAGGACTATTTCTATTTGCCCGGTCATGATCGGGTTCCCGGCGGATTCATTCACGTCATAGCGGCGGAAACGCTGAAGCGAGGCGACCCAATCGACATCGGCTGGCTGCCCCCCTTGCTCGTCGCGATCGTGCTTACGGGAATAACACTTATTCGGCGCTTTCAACGAGCCGTTATGGCCGCCATGATCGGCTCGACCGTTATCTTGATCGGTGGCAAGATCGTTCTTGGAACGATGCTTGTGACGTCCTGGATCGGTGCAGCGCTGGTCTATGTCGCAGCGATCGCCATCAACGTTTCTCGCACCCGCAGGCGTAGTTCGGCGCAGCGCGAGAACCCCCTCTCGGGACTGCCCAACTTTGAAGCGCTCCGTTCACTGCCGCCTTTTGGCAGCGCGACGGTGATTGCCGCCAAGGTGGTCAACTTCGAGGATCTTGCCGCCTTCATTCCGGGCGACGGCATTGACAGGCTCGTCGAACAGGTGACGCGCCGCCTCCAACTCGCTTCGCAGGGCACCACGCTGCACCACGACCTCGACGGCACCTTCGCCTGGCTTGTGCCCTATTATCAGCACAGCCAGATCGAAGGGCAGCTTGCCGGGCTCGCCGCACTTTTCAACGCGCCGCTCACGATCGGCGACCTGCGCGTCGACGTCGCCATCGCGTTCGGGGTCAACGACGAGTTCGAGGGGTCGAACGCGCAGCGGCTCGCGGCCGCCCTTGTCGCCGCCGAGCGCGCGATCCGCACCCGCGCGCTTTGGACCAAATATACGCCGCGGCAAAAGGACGACGCCGGCTGGCAGCTCTCCTTCCACTCACAGCTCGAGGACGCGCTGACCGGCGGCGACATCTGGGTCGCCTTCCAGCCTCAATATGAAATCGCAACCCGTCGGCTTGTCGGGGTCGAGGCGCTCGCGCGCTGGACGCATCCGACGCGCGGCCCCATTCCGCCTGACGAGTTCATCATACAGGCCGAAAAAAGCCAGGACATCTATCGCCTCACGCTGTTCGTGATGGATCAGGCGATCCGGTCGGCGGCGCAGCTGCGCGAGCGCGGCGTCCACATCAACATGTCGGTCAACCTGTCCGCGACGCTGCTCGACCACAGCGACCTTGTCGGAACGATCCGCGTCATGCTCAACGCGCATCATCTGCCGCCGGAGGCGTTGACGATCGAGATCACCGAAACCGCACAGATCGAAAACAGCCGACAGGCGCGCCAGACGCTGGCGCAACTCCGCCGCACGGGGATTCGCCTTTCGATCGACGATTATGGCACCGGCCAGTCGAACCTCGAATATCTGACCGAGATCGAGGCCGACGAAATCAAGATCGACAAGCGATTCGTTTCGACAATGCGCGATTCGCAGCGCAACCGCGAAGTCGTCAAATCGACCGTCGATCTGGCGCACCGTCTCGGCGCCGTCGCGGTCGCCGAAGGCATTGAAGATGCAGAAACAATGGCGCTGCTCGTCGGCCTCGGTTGCGATGTCGGCCAAGGCTATCATCTTGGAAAACCGCAATTGTTTTCCGATCTCGTCGCCGCCCTGACGACCCCGCCGCACAGCCGCACCGCATAA